The following coding sequences are from one Saprospiraceae bacterium window:
- a CDS encoding N(4)-(beta-N-acetylglucosaminyl)-L-asparaginase, with protein MNQKRRDFVKSAAILGITTGVVAKSTDVEILIPSSKDKFKPITIATWNNKKAVQEAWTVIQKGGKAVDAVEAGARVPEEDPKDTSVGYGGIPDREGKVTLDASIMDHKGNAGAVMFLENILHPISVARLVMEKTPHVYLAGAGALQFALENGFKERNMLSPEAKKAWEEWLVKSEYQPKINAERHDTIGILALDQEQDLSGACSTSGLAFKMRGRVGDSPIIGAGLYVDNEVGAATATGLGEAVAKKLGAFSIVEMMRSGKGPETACKEAIMRLLTIPNHKDFQVGYIALTKNGAIGAYSLQPGFQYAYVQSGKFILKDAPSFFQ; from the coding sequence ATGAATCAGAAAAGAAGAGACTTTGTAAAATCAGCAGCAATATTGGGCATTACAACTGGGGTTGTAGCAAAAAGCACTGATGTAGAAATATTAATTCCAAGTAGTAAGGATAAGTTCAAACCAATCACTATCGCTACCTGGAACAATAAGAAAGCCGTTCAGGAAGCTTGGACAGTTATACAAAAGGGTGGTAAAGCAGTAGATGCTGTTGAAGCAGGCGCCAGGGTCCCCGAAGAAGATCCGAAAGATACATCAGTAGGATATGGAGGAATACCTGACAGGGAAGGGAAAGTGACCTTGGACGCCAGCATTATGGATCATAAAGGAAATGCAGGTGCTGTAATGTTTCTGGAAAATATATTGCACCCTATTTCTGTGGCACGACTTGTCATGGAAAAGACACCTCATGTATATCTAGCTGGTGCAGGTGCGCTTCAGTTCGCATTGGAGAATGGATTCAAAGAGAGAAATATGCTCTCACCGGAGGCAAAAAAAGCTTGGGAAGAGTGGCTCGTGAAGTCAGAGTATCAACCCAAAATCAATGCAGAGAGACATGATACTATTGGGATACTTGCCCTGGATCAGGAACAAGATCTCAGCGGAGCTTGCAGCACATCAGGACTCGCTTTTAAGATGCGCGGAAGAGTCGGCGACTCACCGATTATTGGGGCAGGACTTTATGTGGACAATGAAGTTGGTGCTGCTACAGCAACAGGATTGGGTGAGGCGGTTGCCAAAAAATTAGGGGCCTTTTCGATAGTTGAAATGATGCGAAGTGGTAAAGGTCCTGAAACCGCTTGCAAAGAGGCCATTATGAGGTTATTGACCATACCCAATCACAAAGACTTCCAGGTGGGTTACATAGCCTTGACTAAGAATGGTGCTATAGGGGCTTATAGTCTTCAACCGGGATTTCAATATGCCTATGTCCAAAGCGGAAAATTCATTCTCAAAGATGCACCAAGTTTTTTTCAATAA
- a CDS encoding response regulator transcription factor produces the protein MSVIRVGIVDDHLLFLQSFGLLLKRLKFKSELDIVLETDNPEKLMYRGQDMDVVFLDLNLGEFDGLDYIQKLKTHFPALRIIVVTMYLETKMMRDAMKRGADGYLTKRSSVSELQSAVQQVLEGKVYLGDDVMVGSKTVKTEKTKTASSFNRYNVKMYLTNREQEILEQIAAGKSNKDIAAALYISKNTVSVHRKNLMRKLGATSVAALMKIAGELNLIG, from the coding sequence ATGAGTGTAATCAGAGTTGGGATTGTTGACGATCATCTCTTGTTCTTACAGAGTTTTGGGCTTCTCTTGAAGAGGCTCAAATTTAAGTCTGAACTAGATATTGTTCTGGAAACTGATAATCCCGAAAAACTGATGTATAGAGGCCAGGATATGGATGTTGTATTTCTGGACCTCAATCTAGGCGAATTCGATGGTCTCGATTACATTCAAAAACTCAAAACTCATTTTCCCGCGCTTCGAATCATTGTGGTTACCATGTATTTGGAAACCAAAATGATGAGAGATGCCATGAAACGAGGTGCCGACGGGTACCTTACGAAGAGATCTTCAGTGTCCGAACTTCAAAGTGCAGTCCAGCAGGTTTTAGAAGGTAAAGTGTATCTCGGTGATGATGTGATGGTAGGTTCTAAAACAGTAAAAACGGAGAAAACTAAAACTGCGAGTTCATTCAACAGATATAATGTAAAAATGTATCTGACGAATCGAGAGCAGGAAATTCTGGAACAAATTGCTGCCGGCAAAAGCAATAAGGACATCGCAGCCGCACTTTACATCAGCAAAAATACGGTGTCAGTACATCGAAAAAACTTGATGAGAAAGTTAGGCGCGACTAGTGTGGCAGCACTGATGAAAATTGCAGGTGAGTTGAATCTCATCGGATAA